One part of the Aquipuribacter hungaricus genome encodes these proteins:
- a CDS encoding ATP-binding protein: MTELALPARPGSTRDARRWVADRLAELGLDDLLDAVELLTSEVVTNAVIHAGTPMLLRLRAEGPGVQVEVDDGSAMPPARRHYSATATTGRGVEVLETLADEWGWQPHDGGKTVWFRVLEAREAWVPLDPDLLAGLVPPPASQPSS; the protein is encoded by the coding sequence GTGACCGAGCTCGCCCTGCCGGCCCGCCCCGGGTCCACCCGCGACGCCCGCCGCTGGGTCGCCGACCGCCTCGCCGAGCTCGGCCTGGACGACCTGCTGGACGCCGTCGAGTTGCTCACCAGCGAGGTGGTCACCAACGCCGTCATCCACGCCGGCACGCCGATGCTGCTGCGGCTGCGCGCCGAGGGGCCGGGCGTGCAGGTGGAGGTGGACGACGGCTCCGCGATGCCCCCGGCCCGGCGGCACTACTCCGCGACCGCGACCACCGGGCGGGGCGTGGAGGTGCTGGAGACCCTGGCCGACGAGTGGGGGTGGCAGCCCCACGACGGCGGCAAGACGGTGTGGTTCCGCGTGCTGGAGGCGCGGGAGGCCTGGGTCCCGCTCGACCCCGACCTGCTCGCCGGCCTCGTGCCGCCCCCGGCCTCACAGCCGTCATCGTGA
- a CDS encoding DUF2252 domain-containing protein — protein sequence MAQVPVPAHVVLASADPSPYLSMRDRPTPRAERHRMGRALRQVVRRSQLGDWSPPPDRVDPVALVEESHQGREDWLVPVRTARMAASPYGFLRGSAVVMAADLARLPSTGITPVICGDAHVGNVGFYGSPERELVLDLNDFDEAHPGPWEWDLRRMAASIWVAGRQNGHSEDDCERAVASCSAAYREQVRRLAEQPLMDRSFERLDLPRLLAATSDPSLAAAIDAAASRARSRTSDRALPRFTEERDGRRHIVEEPPLITRLDEQHAEALAVALDEYLLTLDPHWARLLGGYTILDLAHKVVGVGSVGLRAYVALCEGSSPDDVLFLQLKQARRSVVAPWVHGEQALHAHQGQRVVEYQQALQTVSDPLLGWTTVEGRQFYVRQFRNMKGTLALQDISAAAFADYVGICGRLLAKGHARTSGASMIAGYVGPGEPLDRAMCRFARSYADQTERDHAALVAAVRSGRVRAEHGV from the coding sequence ATGGCACAGGTCCCGGTCCCGGCCCACGTGGTCCTCGCCTCCGCGGACCCCTCGCCGTACCTGTCGATGCGCGACCGGCCCACCCCGCGGGCCGAGCGGCACCGGATGGGACGCGCGCTGCGGCAGGTGGTGAGGCGCTCGCAGCTGGGGGACTGGTCACCGCCCCCGGACCGCGTCGACCCGGTCGCGCTCGTCGAGGAGTCGCACCAGGGGCGCGAGGACTGGCTCGTGCCGGTCCGCACCGCCCGGATGGCCGCCTCGCCGTACGGCTTCCTCCGAGGGTCGGCGGTCGTCATGGCCGCCGACCTCGCCCGGCTGCCGTCGACAGGCATCACGCCCGTGATCTGCGGCGACGCGCACGTCGGCAACGTGGGCTTCTACGGCTCGCCGGAGCGCGAGCTCGTGCTGGACCTCAACGACTTCGACGAGGCCCACCCCGGTCCGTGGGAGTGGGACCTGCGCCGGATGGCCGCGAGCATCTGGGTCGCCGGGCGCCAGAACGGGCACTCCGAGGACGACTGCGAGCGCGCGGTCGCCTCGTGCTCGGCCGCCTACCGCGAGCAGGTGCGGCGGCTGGCAGAGCAGCCGCTCATGGACCGCTCCTTCGAGCGGCTCGACCTGCCGCGTCTGCTCGCCGCCACCTCCGACCCCTCGCTGGCCGCCGCCATCGACGCCGCCGCCAGCCGGGCGCGCTCCCGCACCAGCGACCGGGCCCTGCCGCGCTTCACCGAGGAGCGCGACGGCCGCCGCCACATCGTCGAGGAGCCGCCGCTCATCACCCGGCTCGACGAGCAGCACGCCGAGGCCCTCGCGGTCGCCCTCGACGAGTACCTGCTCACCCTCGACCCGCACTGGGCACGGCTGCTCGGCGGCTACACGATTCTCGACCTGGCCCACAAGGTGGTCGGCGTCGGCAGCGTGGGGCTGCGTGCCTACGTGGCGCTGTGCGAGGGCAGCAGCCCGGACGACGTGCTGTTCCTGCAGCTCAAGCAGGCCCGCCGCTCGGTCGTCGCGCCGTGGGTGCACGGGGAGCAGGCGCTGCACGCCCACCAGGGCCAGCGGGTCGTGGAGTACCAGCAGGCCTTGCAGACCGTGAGCGACCCGCTGCTGGGCTGGACCACGGTCGAGGGCAGGCAGTTCTACGTCCGCCAGTTCCGCAACATGAAGGGGACGCTGGCGCTGCAGGACATCTCGGCCGCGGCGTTCGCGGACTACGTCGGCATCTGCGGCCGGCTGCTGGCCAAGGGGCACGCCCGCACGAGCGGGGCCTCGATGATCGCCGGCTACGTCGGGCCGGGGGAGCCGCTGGACCGGGCGATGTGCCGCTTCGCCCGCTCGTACGCCGACCAGACCGAGCGGGACCATGCGGCGCTAGTCGCGGCGGTGCGGTCCGGCCGGGTGCGCGCCGAGCACGGCGTCTGA
- a CDS encoding dynamin family protein — protein sequence MDNGGRSTLVGALGALRAELGTVDLSYEVPGVAAARKQVAAVSRQVDDYLLPRLERLDAPLLVVVGGSTGAGKSTLVNSLVRQQVSRSGVLRPTTRAPVLVHSPADAHWFVDQRVLPGLSRVTGEEEELSPDKPITTVRLVADDALPSGLALLDAPDVDSVVDSNRALAAQLLAAADLWLFVTTAARYADAVPWGLLQEASARSAALAVVLNRVPAGALNEIRGDLAGMLAANGLGASPIFSVVDSVVDAGLLPRRTVKPLLTWLTGLAADEAARGVVIRRTVTGALNTLTDRVGDIADAADGQNAAATELRGLARDRYLQARGTLDTALSDGSVLRGEVLTRWQEALGTGELWRGFEAGVSRVRDRVVELVRGKRAPVDKLGEALQSSTQALLLSELTAAAGDTATQWRARPAGATLLQEHPSLARPSDGTDERIARLVRDWQGAVIAMVTAQGEGKKAQARAVSLGVNGLGFVLMLGVFSQTAGLTGGEVAIAGGTAVLSQRLLEAILGDEAVRTLAAQARADLLERVDGLLEHERRRWVEAAPVADAGSRLRRALELLEESR from the coding sequence GTGGACAACGGTGGACGGTCGACGCTGGTCGGCGCCCTGGGGGCGCTGCGGGCGGAGCTCGGCACCGTCGACCTCTCCTACGAGGTGCCCGGCGTGGCGGCCGCCCGCAAGCAGGTGGCGGCCGTGTCGCGCCAGGTCGACGACTACCTGCTGCCCCGGCTGGAGCGCCTCGACGCCCCGCTGCTCGTGGTGGTGGGCGGCTCGACGGGCGCCGGCAAGTCGACGCTGGTCAACAGCCTCGTCCGGCAGCAGGTCAGCCGCTCCGGCGTGCTAAGGCCCACGACGCGGGCCCCCGTGCTCGTGCACTCCCCGGCCGACGCGCACTGGTTCGTCGACCAGAGGGTGCTGCCGGGCCTGTCGCGGGTGACGGGCGAGGAGGAGGAGCTGTCGCCGGACAAGCCGATCACGACGGTCCGCCTCGTCGCCGACGACGCCCTGCCGTCGGGGCTCGCGCTGCTCGACGCCCCGGACGTGGACTCCGTGGTGGACTCCAACCGCGCGCTCGCGGCCCAGCTGCTGGCCGCCGCCGACCTGTGGCTGTTCGTCACCACCGCCGCGCGCTACGCCGACGCCGTGCCGTGGGGCCTGCTGCAGGAGGCCTCCGCCCGCTCGGCGGCGCTCGCGGTCGTGCTCAACCGGGTGCCCGCCGGCGCGCTCAACGAGATCCGCGGCGACCTGGCCGGCATGCTCGCGGCCAACGGGCTCGGCGCCTCGCCGATCTTCTCCGTCGTGGACTCGGTGGTCGACGCCGGGCTGCTGCCCCGGCGCACCGTCAAGCCGCTGCTCACCTGGCTCACCGGGCTCGCGGCCGACGAGGCCGCCCGCGGCGTGGTCATCCGCCGCACCGTCACCGGGGCCCTCAACACCCTCACCGACCGGGTCGGGGACATCGCCGACGCCGCCGACGGCCAGAACGCCGCCGCGACGGAGCTCCGGGGCCTGGCGCGGGACCGCTACCTGCAGGCCCGCGGCACGCTGGACACCGCCCTGTCCGACGGCTCGGTGCTGCGCGGCGAGGTCCTCACGCGCTGGCAGGAGGCGCTCGGCACCGGCGAGCTGTGGCGCGGCTTCGAGGCCGGCGTGTCCCGGGTGCGCGACCGTGTCGTCGAGCTCGTCCGTGGCAAGCGGGCGCCCGTCGACAAGCTCGGCGAGGCGCTGCAGTCCTCCACGCAGGCGCTCCTGCTGTCGGAGCTCACCGCCGCCGCGGGAGACACCGCGACGCAGTGGCGCGCCCGGCCGGCCGGGGCGACGCTCCTGCAGGAGCACCCCTCGCTCGCCCGGCCCTCCGACGGCACCGACGAGCGCATCGCCCGCCTGGTGCGCGACTGGCAGGGCGCCGTCATCGCCATGGTCACCGCGCAGGGGGAGGGCAAGAAGGCCCAGGCCCGGGCGGTGAGCCTCGGCGTCAACGGCCTCGGCTTCGTCCTCATGCTCGGGGTGTTCAGCCAGACCGCGGGGCTCACCGGCGGCGAGGTCGCCATCGCCGGCGGCACGGCCGTGCTCAGCCAGCGCCTGCTCGAGGCCATCCTCGGCGACGAGGCCGTCCGCACCCTCGCGGCCCAGGCGCGCGCCGACCTGCTCGAGCGGGTGGACGGGTTGCTGGAGCACGAGCGGCGCCGCTGGGTCGAGGCGGCCCCGGTCGCCGACGCGGGCTCCCGGCTGCGCCGTGCGCTGGAGCTCCTCGAGGAGTCCCGGTGA
- a CDS encoding GTPase, which yields MSEDVRARRGRGRRGEDRRGRELDPAVEVPDLVARIEESLAVAGDRLEPGLRQRAEDEVGRTGARAALGSAHTVVALAGATGSGKSSLFNAVAGFTISTVGVRRPTTSHPVACVWGTGADPLLDWLQVPSRHRTVHDSELAGGPGSAMTGLVLLDMPDHDSRELAHRADVDRLVDVIDLIVWVVDPQKYADEALHADYLRRLRGHDDVLIVVLNQVDRLGTAEREAVMGDLRRLVREDGLPAATVMATSTVTGEGVAELRTLFADAVASRAMALGRARAALREVASTLRGTVADDEPFVDDVGGDDRLTEALAGAASVPAVVSAVETGYRRDASAYVGWPFTRWVSRLRRDPLRRLGLKDHKLTGELGALARSSVPEPSRAQLARVDLAERQLLDTATQGLPPRWAESVRQAPVRTEDLRDALDQSVVGTDLSFPRPRWWVAVGVLHVVLAAAALLGLLGLLALFALEFLQVPYPDVPTLSGAGIPVPVPTALLVAGLLGGALLALVAGSVVPARARARARVAQARLEAGVAMVARERVLVPVADVLADHRRVRDLLTP from the coding sequence GTGAGCGAGGACGTCCGAGCGCGCCGGGGCAGGGGCCGGCGCGGCGAGGACAGGCGCGGCCGCGAGCTCGACCCCGCCGTCGAGGTCCCGGACCTGGTCGCCCGGATCGAGGAGTCGCTGGCGGTGGCCGGCGACCGTCTGGAGCCCGGTCTGCGGCAGCGCGCCGAGGACGAGGTCGGCCGTACCGGCGCGCGGGCGGCCCTCGGGTCCGCCCACACCGTCGTCGCGCTCGCCGGGGCGACGGGCTCGGGCAAGTCGAGCCTGTTCAACGCGGTCGCCGGCTTCACGATCTCCACCGTCGGCGTGCGCCGGCCCACGACCTCCCACCCGGTGGCCTGCGTCTGGGGCACGGGTGCGGACCCGCTGCTGGACTGGCTGCAGGTCCCCTCCCGGCACCGCACCGTCCACGACAGCGAGCTGGCCGGCGGGCCCGGCTCGGCGATGACCGGCCTGGTCCTGCTCGACATGCCCGACCACGACTCGCGCGAGCTCGCCCACCGTGCCGACGTCGACCGGCTGGTCGACGTCATCGACCTCATCGTCTGGGTCGTCGACCCGCAGAAGTACGCCGACGAGGCGCTGCACGCGGACTACCTGCGGCGCCTTCGCGGCCACGACGACGTGCTCATCGTCGTCCTCAACCAGGTCGACCGGCTGGGGACCGCCGAGCGCGAGGCCGTCATGGGCGACCTGCGCCGCCTGGTCCGCGAGGACGGGCTCCCCGCCGCCACGGTCATGGCCACGTCGACGGTGACGGGGGAGGGCGTGGCCGAGCTGCGCACCCTGTTCGCCGACGCCGTCGCCTCCCGCGCCATGGCGCTGGGCCGTGCCCGGGCAGCCCTGCGCGAGGTCGCCTCGACGCTGCGCGGCACCGTGGCCGACGACGAGCCGTTCGTCGACGACGTCGGCGGGGACGACCGGCTCACCGAGGCGCTCGCGGGTGCCGCGTCGGTGCCGGCCGTGGTGTCCGCCGTCGAGACCGGCTACCGGCGCGACGCCTCCGCCTACGTCGGCTGGCCGTTCACCCGGTGGGTGTCGAGGCTGCGGCGGGACCCGCTGCGACGCCTCGGCCTCAAGGACCACAAGCTCACCGGTGAGCTCGGTGCGCTGGCCCGCTCGTCGGTCCCGGAGCCGAGCCGGGCGCAGCTGGCCCGGGTGGACCTGGCCGAGCGGCAGCTGCTCGACACCGCCACGCAGGGCCTGCCGCCCCGCTGGGCGGAGTCGGTGCGGCAGGCCCCGGTGCGGACCGAGGACCTGCGCGACGCGCTCGACCAGTCCGTCGTCGGCACCGACCTCAGCTTCCCCCGGCCGCGCTGGTGGGTGGCGGTCGGCGTGCTCCACGTCGTCCTGGCCGCCGCCGCGCTCCTCGGGCTCCTCGGGCTGCTCGCCCTGTTCGCGCTGGAGTTCCTCCAGGTGCCGTACCCCGATGTGCCGACGCTGTCCGGCGCAGGGATCCCGGTGCCGGTGCCCACGGCCCTGCTCGTGGCCGGGCTGCTCGGGGGCGCGCTGCTGGCCCTGGTCGCGGGCTCCGTCGTGCCCGCCCGGGCGCGGGCCAGGGCCCGGGTCGCGCAGGCCCGGCTCGAGGCCGGCGTCGCGATGGTCGCCCGGGAGCGCGTCCTCGTCCCCGTCGCCGACGTGCTCGCGGACCACCGGCGCGTGCGGGACCTGCTCACCCCCTGA
- a CDS encoding DUF2382 domain-containing protein, producing the protein MISTNDLTRVTGSTVVDNDGDKIGTAREVYVDDATGQPEWVTVNTGLFGTSESFIPLAQAQLSDSGLRVPYDKKMVKDAPRLGDSGHLTPQEEDELYRYYGISGEGRTDDLYLERDSATTDTTGTETTETTGTATTGTAGFDSDRGTVGHDTSGPTTDDAMTRSEERLTVGTERREAGRARLRKYVTTETQTVNVPVSHEEVRLEREPITDANIGNATAGPTISEEEHEVVLHEERPVVDVEAVPVERVRMETATVTETEAVSGQVREEHIEVEGDTDRDGLTRDRDDRV; encoded by the coding sequence ATGATCAGCACCAACGACCTCACCCGCGTGACCGGCTCCACCGTCGTCGACAACGACGGCGACAAGATCGGCACGGCCCGCGAGGTCTACGTCGACGACGCGACCGGCCAGCCGGAGTGGGTGACCGTGAACACGGGCCTGTTCGGCACCTCCGAGTCCTTCATCCCGCTGGCGCAGGCGCAGCTGTCCGACAGCGGCCTCCGCGTCCCCTACGACAAGAAGATGGTCAAGGACGCCCCCCGCCTGGGCGACTCCGGCCACCTCACGCCGCAGGAGGAGGACGAGCTGTACCGCTACTACGGCATCTCCGGCGAGGGTCGCACCGACGACCTCTACCTGGAGCGCGACAGCGCCACCACGGACACCACCGGCACCGAGACCACCGAGACCACCGGCACCGCGACGACCGGCACCGCCGGCTTCGACAGCGACCGGGGCACCGTGGGCCACGACACCTCCGGCCCGACCACGGACGACGCCATGACCCGCTCCGAGGAGCGCCTCACGGTCGGCACCGAGCGGCGTGAGGCCGGGCGCGCCCGTCTGCGCAAGTACGTCACGACCGAGACCCAGACGGTCAACGTGCCGGTCAGCCACGAGGAGGTGCGGCTCGAGCGCGAGCCCATCACCGACGCGAACATCGGCAACGCCACCGCCGGCCCGACCATCTCCGAGGAGGAGCACGAGGTCGTCCTCCACGAGGAGCGCCCCGTGGTCGACGTCGAGGCCGTGCCGGTCGAGCGCGTCCGCATGGAGACGGCGACCGTCACCGAGACCGAGGCCGTGTCCGGCCAGGTCCGCGAGGAGCACATCGAGGTCGAGGGCGACACGGACCGTGACGGTCTGACGCGCGACCGCGACGACCGGGTCTGA
- a CDS encoding tyrosine-type recombinase/integrase, translating to MPLLSVTHSGVVAWVSGLTNSGLSGSTVRHAHRVLSMLLGAAVLDGRIVRNPASGVRLPRAATSDKRFLSHEEVAALATAAGSPFDTVVLVLAYTGLRWGELAALRVSDVDLARGRLSVQRSMTEVSGRAIIGTPKNHQRRTVPVPAFLLARLDEHLQGRAAGDFAFPSRQGAVLRNGNFRSQVFDAAATSVGLDGLTPHELRHTAASLAVAAGANIKAVQRMLGHASAAMTLDVYAGLFGDDLDDLARRLDAAARTSQCGLGAD from the coding sequence GTGCCACTGCTGTCGGTGACTCATTCGGGGGTGGTCGCCTGGGTGTCAGGCCTCACCAATAGCGGCCTGTCGGGCTCCACGGTCCGGCACGCGCATCGCGTTCTCTCGATGCTGCTGGGTGCTGCCGTCCTCGACGGCCGGATCGTCAGGAACCCCGCGTCAGGTGTCCGGCTTCCTCGCGCAGCCACCTCGGACAAGCGCTTCCTCAGTCACGAGGAGGTAGCCGCCCTCGCCACGGCGGCAGGATCGCCCTTCGACACGGTGGTTCTGGTTCTGGCTTACACGGGATTGCGCTGGGGCGAGCTGGCCGCCCTGCGGGTCAGTGATGTCGACCTGGCCCGCGGCCGGCTTAGCGTTCAGCGCTCGATGACCGAGGTGTCCGGGAGAGCGATCATCGGCACGCCCAAGAACCACCAGCGTCGGACAGTGCCCGTCCCGGCGTTCTTGCTTGCCCGCCTCGACGAGCACCTGCAGGGCCGGGCGGCCGGAGACTTCGCCTTCCCGAGTCGCCAGGGCGCGGTGCTCCGAAACGGCAACTTCCGCTCTCAGGTGTTCGACGCCGCGGCGACCAGCGTGGGGTTGGACGGCCTGACTCCGCACGAGCTGCGCCACACCGCCGCGTCGTTGGCCGTCGCCGCCGGGGCGAACATCAAGGCGGTGCAGCGGATGCTCGGCCACGCCTCCGCGGCCATGACTCTCGACGTGTACGCCGGCCTCTTCGGCGACGACCTCGACGACCTCGCGCGCCGGCTGGACGCGGCGGCTCGCACAAGCCAGTGCGGACTAGGTGCGGACTAG
- a CDS encoding single-stranded DNA-binding protein has translation MLNETRVALRGNVATEPVLKVTQQGTTVCSFRLAVTARRYSSSDSKVVDAETSWYTVTCWRSLAENVVGSLAKGQGVVVHGRLRVRDFVHDGQPRTSADVTAEALGHDLTWGTTSFTPNRRSRADEVRDDTDRSEADELATAVSVGELDGEDLGGEGGGLLAGPGYDGGLDPARPLVDVGSEPF, from the coding sequence ATGCTCAACGAGACCAGGGTGGCGCTGCGCGGGAACGTGGCCACCGAGCCCGTGCTCAAGGTCACCCAGCAGGGCACGACCGTGTGCAGCTTCCGGCTGGCTGTGACGGCCCGCCGCTACTCCTCCTCCGACAGCAAGGTCGTCGACGCCGAGACCAGCTGGTACACCGTCACCTGCTGGCGCAGCCTGGCCGAGAACGTGGTGGGGAGCCTGGCCAAGGGGCAGGGCGTCGTCGTGCACGGCCGGCTGCGGGTGCGGGACTTCGTCCACGACGGGCAGCCGCGCACGAGCGCCGACGTCACGGCCGAGGCGCTGGGGCACGACCTCACGTGGGGCACGACCTCGTTCACGCCCAACCGCCGCTCCCGGGCCGACGAGGTGCGCGACGACACCGACCGCTCCGAGGCCGACGAGCTGGCGACCGCCGTGAGCGTCGGCGAGCTCGACGGCGAGGACCTGGGCGGGGAGGGCGGCGGCCTGCTGGCCGGCCCGGGGTACGACGGCGGGCTGGACCCGGCCCGCCCGCTCGTCGACGTGGGCTCCGAGCCCTTCTGA
- a CDS encoding alpha-ketoglutarate-dependent dioxygenase AlkB, with protein MEVALQPSLFDSLGPADPPAGLPDSRADLGVRSGAGDEPCAPALGPLGSTVERVTLSGGAWVDVRPGWVSGSAEMFTRLVERVPWEEERRVMYDRVVAVPRLLSWYGEHDAWPDPLLARARDALNEHYAADERERFVSAGMCFYRDGRDGVAWHGDRIGRSRREDVMVGIVSFGAPRALLLRPVGGGASLRYTLGHGDLLVMGGACQRTWEHSVPKTARAVGPRISVQLRPRGVA; from the coding sequence ATGGAGGTCGCCCTGCAGCCGTCGCTCTTCGACTCGCTCGGACCTGCCGACCCGCCCGCGGGCCTGCCGGACAGCCGGGCGGACCTGGGCGTCCGGTCCGGCGCCGGCGACGAGCCTTGTGCGCCTGCGCTCGGGCCGCTGGGCAGCACCGTCGAGCGGGTGACGCTGTCGGGCGGCGCGTGGGTCGACGTCCGACCGGGGTGGGTGAGCGGCTCCGCCGAGATGTTCACGCGCCTCGTCGAGCGGGTGCCGTGGGAGGAGGAGCGCCGGGTGATGTACGACCGCGTGGTCGCGGTCCCCCGGCTGCTGTCCTGGTACGGCGAGCACGACGCCTGGCCCGACCCGCTGCTCGCCCGCGCCCGGGACGCGCTCAACGAGCACTACGCCGCCGACGAGCGGGAGCGCTTCGTGTCGGCCGGGATGTGCTTCTACCGGGACGGCCGCGACGGGGTCGCCTGGCACGGGGACCGCATCGGCCGCAGCCGCCGCGAGGACGTCATGGTCGGCATCGTGTCGTTCGGCGCCCCGCGCGCCCTGCTCCTGCGGCCCGTCGGGGGCGGGGCCAGCCTGCGCTACACGCTCGGCCACGGCGACCTGCTGGTCATGGGCGGGGCGTGCCAGCGGACCTGGGAGCACAGCGTGCCCAAGACCGCCCGCGCCGTCGGCCCGCGCATCAGCGTGCAGCTGCGCCCGCGCGGCGTCGCCTGA
- a CDS encoding PspC domain-containing protein, with product MATTGLVRPRSGKLIAGVCAALAERTGLPKVLVRLGFILFGLFGVGEIA from the coding sequence ATGGCTACCACCGGGCTCGTCCGTCCCCGCTCCGGCAAGCTGATCGCCGGCGTCTGCGCCGCCCTCGCTGAGCGGACGGGGCTGCCGAAGGTCCTCGTGCGGCTCGGCTTCATCCTGTTCGGGCTGTTCGGGGTGGGCGAGATCGCCTAA
- a CDS encoding helix-turn-helix transcriptional regulator, producing MAESNAATRPTAGPRTEVAPLWRIRDVATYLGVPVATLYQWRHTGTGPKAYRLGKHLRYRQADVESWLADRIA from the coding sequence TGCCGCCACACGACCGACCGCGGGGCCAAGGACCGAGGTGGCGCCGCTGTGGCGCATCAGAGACGTCGCGACCTACCTGGGGGTGCCCGTCGCAACCCTCTATCAGTGGCGCCACACCGGGACGGGGCCGAAGGCCTACAGACTCGGTAAGCACCTGCGCTACCGCCAGGCCGATGTGGAGTCCTGGCTAGCGGACCGGATCGCGTGA
- the ettA gene encoding energy-dependent translational throttle protein EttA: MAEFIYTMHKARKAHGDKLILDDVTMSFFPGAKIGVVGPNGAGKSTILKIMAGLDQPSNGEARLSPGYSVGILMQEPALNEEKTVLGNVEEGLGEIKAKLDRFNEISALMAEPDADFDALMAEMGELQEALDHADAWDLDSQLEQAMDALQCPPPDADVTVLSGGERRRVALCKLLLSKPDLLLLDEPTNHLDAESVNWLEQHLAAYAGAVLAVTHDRYFLDNVAQWIAEVDRGRLYPYEGNYSTYLEKKQERLKVQGKKDQKLAKRLKDELEWVRMNASGRQTKSKSRLARYEEMANEAERTRKLDFEEIQIPPGPRLGSTVIEVKDLHKGFEERGELIAGLSFSLPRNGIVGVIGPNGVGKTTLFKTIVGLEEPDAGSVKVGETVKVSYVDQNRGGIDPKKSLWEVVSDGTDYIHVGNVEMPSRAYVSAFGFKGPDQQKAAGVLSGGERNRLNLALTLKEGGNLLLLDEPTNDLDVETLSSLENALLEFPGCAVVISHDRWFLDRVCTHILAYEGDEKEPARWFWFEGNFAAYETNKVERLGVDAARPHRVTHRKLTRD, encoded by the coding sequence GTGGCGGAATTCATCTACACCATGCACAAGGCCCGCAAGGCCCACGGCGACAAGCTGATCCTCGACGACGTGACGATGTCGTTCTTCCCGGGCGCGAAGATCGGGGTCGTCGGCCCCAACGGCGCCGGGAAGTCGACGATCCTCAAGATCATGGCCGGTCTCGACCAGCCGTCCAACGGCGAGGCCCGGCTGTCGCCCGGCTACAGCGTGGGCATCCTCATGCAGGAGCCGGCCCTCAACGAGGAGAAGACCGTCCTCGGCAACGTCGAGGAGGGCCTGGGCGAGATCAAGGCCAAGCTCGACCGTTTCAACGAGATCAGCGCCCTCATGGCCGAGCCGGACGCCGACTTCGACGCCCTCATGGCCGAGATGGGCGAGCTGCAGGAGGCCCTGGACCACGCCGACGCGTGGGACCTGGACAGCCAGCTCGAGCAGGCGATGGACGCGCTGCAGTGCCCGCCGCCGGACGCCGACGTCACCGTCCTGTCCGGGGGCGAGCGCCGCCGGGTCGCCCTGTGCAAGCTGCTGCTGAGCAAGCCCGACCTCCTCCTGCTCGACGAGCCCACCAACCACCTCGACGCCGAGAGCGTGAACTGGCTCGAGCAGCACCTGGCCGCCTACGCCGGCGCCGTCCTGGCCGTCACGCACGACCGGTACTTCCTCGACAACGTCGCCCAGTGGATCGCCGAGGTCGACCGCGGCCGGCTGTACCCGTACGAGGGCAACTACTCCACCTACCTGGAGAAGAAGCAGGAGCGCCTCAAGGTCCAGGGCAAGAAGGACCAGAAGCTCGCCAAGCGCCTCAAGGACGAGCTGGAGTGGGTCCGCATGAACGCCAGCGGCCGGCAGACCAAGTCCAAGTCGCGGCTGGCCCGCTACGAGGAGATGGCCAACGAGGCCGAGCGCACGCGCAAGCTCGACTTCGAGGAGATCCAGATCCCGCCGGGCCCGCGCCTGGGCAGCACCGTCATCGAGGTCAAGGACCTGCACAAGGGCTTCGAGGAGCGCGGCGAGCTCATCGCCGGGCTGTCGTTCTCGCTGCCCCGCAACGGCATCGTCGGCGTCATCGGCCCCAACGGCGTCGGCAAGACGACGCTGTTCAAGACCATCGTCGGGCTCGAGGAGCCGGACGCCGGCTCGGTCAAGGTCGGAGAGACTGTCAAGGTCAGCTACGTCGACCAGAACCGCGGCGGGATCGACCCCAAGAAGTCGCTGTGGGAGGTCGTGTCCGACGGCACCGACTACATCCACGTCGGCAACGTCGAGATGCCCTCGCGGGCCTACGTCTCCGCATTCGGGTTCAAGGGCCCGGACCAGCAGAAGGCGGCGGGCGTGCTCTCCGGCGGCGAGCGCAACCGGCTCAACCTCGCGCTCACGCTCAAGGAGGGCGGCAACCTGCTGCTGCTCGACGAGCCCACGAACGACCTGGACGTCGAGACCCTCAGCAGCCTCGAGAACGCGCTCCTGGAGTTCCCGGGCTGCGCCGTGGTCATCAGCCACGACCGCTGGTTCCTCGACCGGGTGTGCACCCACATCCTCGCCTACGAGGGCGACGAGAAGGAGCCCGCGCGCTGGTTCTGGTTCGAGGGCAACTTCGCCGCGTACGAGACCAACAAGGTCGAGCGGCTCGGCGTCGACGCCGCCCGCCCGCACCGCGTCACGCACCGCAAGCTCACCCGCGACTGA